In Arthrobacter sp. SLBN-83, one DNA window encodes the following:
- a CDS encoding Hsp70 family protein, with translation MSYALAVDVGTSFTAAAVVRFHQGASPVPECLPLGARGASVPSVVYYPEEGAVLVGEAAERRGLDTPERVVREFKRRIGDDVPIILGTLALQPEEVFATMARWVADRAAEREGGPASAFFLTHPAAWGSHRLSVVRDALAARGLENVTLLPEPEAAALHYASQVRVEEGSTIAVYDLGGGTFDTAVLRKSGSSRFELVGRPEGIEDLGGADFDAAVFRYVAGHSGNALDHLDPADPAVLGALTRLRRECVEAKEALSADSEANIPVLLPGVQQQVRLVRSEFEALIEEPVRETVEALEHSLAQLHLEPEDLSTVLLIGGSSRIPLVAQLVSEQLGRPIAVDADPKSSICLGAAVAALLSHTAAAEAAALAEAGAAEADSAPSGSALTGAASTGASSAAAAAGEAGAAVASSDAPPGPDSSGRPSWSRKYSTAGGAIAGPSRSALHGKGGAHAPKPTVRVTAVAAAAAVLTVLTATAAQSPDGFGNLTAMFVPQAGASTTGGSTGAGATEAPGPGAAAAAAVPQPLAGIEASARKPLTGESAPAASAPPTGKQATGGELTAAGGATAGGPAAGAPGNPPSGSGTGIIPDSLTGAVSSPTDTPQPLPTSPAPTSPVPTATTAPGTTTSPTTSPAPSPSGTSSPGTSSPGVTISPTPNSGPAPTDTGTVGPTSGSPSPTMTPTTMAASGPTGDPLVTPTATELTPTPAVAPPPTPEESTTAATDTAVATATTTTPAA, from the coding sequence ATGAGCTACGCCCTCGCCGTAGACGTCGGGACGAGTTTCACGGCAGCCGCCGTTGTTCGCTTTCACCAGGGTGCTTCCCCTGTGCCCGAGTGTCTGCCCCTGGGCGCCCGCGGAGCATCCGTGCCCTCCGTGGTGTACTACCCGGAGGAAGGCGCCGTCCTGGTGGGCGAGGCCGCCGAACGCCGCGGGCTGGATACGCCGGAGCGGGTGGTCCGTGAGTTTAAACGCCGGATTGGCGACGACGTCCCCATCATCCTGGGCACCCTGGCGCTGCAGCCTGAGGAAGTCTTCGCCACGATGGCCCGGTGGGTGGCCGACCGCGCTGCCGAGCGCGAGGGGGGCCCGGCGTCGGCCTTCTTCCTGACCCACCCCGCCGCCTGGGGCAGCCACCGCCTGTCCGTGGTCCGGGATGCCCTAGCTGCCCGCGGCTTGGAAAACGTCACCCTCCTTCCCGAACCGGAGGCCGCCGCCCTGCACTACGCATCTCAGGTACGGGTGGAGGAAGGCAGCACCATCGCCGTCTACGACCTCGGCGGCGGCACCTTCGATACCGCTGTCCTGCGGAAGTCCGGCAGCAGCCGCTTTGAGCTCGTGGGACGACCCGAGGGCATCGAAGACCTGGGCGGCGCCGATTTTGACGCTGCCGTCTTCCGCTACGTCGCCGGCCACAGCGGGAACGCGCTGGACCACCTCGACCCCGCCGATCCCGCAGTCCTCGGCGCACTGACCCGGCTCCGGCGCGAATGCGTGGAGGCCAAGGAAGCCCTCTCCGCTGACAGCGAGGCAAACATTCCCGTGCTCCTGCCCGGCGTCCAGCAGCAGGTCCGCCTGGTGCGTTCCGAGTTCGAAGCGCTGATCGAAGAGCCGGTGCGGGAAACGGTAGAGGCACTGGAACACTCCCTGGCCCAGCTCCACCTTGAGCCGGAAGACCTGTCCACGGTGCTGCTGATTGGGGGTTCGTCGCGCATCCCCCTGGTGGCACAGCTGGTATCCGAACAGTTGGGCCGGCCCATCGCGGTGGACGCCGACCCCAAGTCCTCCATCTGCCTGGGGGCAGCAGTGGCGGCACTCCTGTCCCACACCGCTGCAGCAGAGGCTGCGGCGCTGGCGGAAGCTGGCGCGGCCGAAGCTGATTCGGCACCAAGCGGATCCGCATTAACCGGAGCAGCATCAACCGGAGCCTCATCAGCCGCAGCGGCAGCTGGTGAGGCGGGTGCCGCCGTCGCGTCCTCCGACGCGCCGCCCGGACCGGACAGTTCGGGCCGGCCCAGCTGGTCGCGCAAATATTCGACGGCGGGAGGAGCCATCGCCGGGCCCTCCCGCAGTGCGCTGCACGGGAAAGGGGGCGCGCACGCCCCGAAACCCACAGTCCGGGTCACGGCTGTGGCCGCGGCCGCCGCTGTCCTTACGGTCCTCACCGCCACTGCCGCCCAAAGTCCGGACGGCTTCGGGAACCTGACAGCGATGTTCGTGCCGCAGGCCGGGGCCAGCACCACAGGCGGTTCCACCGGGGCAGGGGCGACGGAAGCGCCTGGTCCAGGGGCAGCAGCAGCGGCAGCCGTTCCCCAGCCGCTTGCGGGCATCGAAGCCAGCGCCAGGAAGCCGCTCACCGGGGAGTCCGCACCCGCAGCCTCCGCCCCGCCCACCGGCAAGCAGGCCACAGGCGGAGAGTTGACCGCGGCCGGCGGTGCGACGGCCGGCGGACCTGCCGCGGGCGCTCCCGGGAATCCGCCGTCCGGTTCCGGCACCGGGATCATTCCGGATTCCCTGACCGGGGCTGTTTCAAGCCCCACCGACACTCCCCAGCCCCTCCCGACGAGTCCTGCACCAACCAGCCCCGTGCCGACCGCCACCACTGCGCCCGGGACCACAACGTCCCCAACCACATCCCCTGCCCCGTCACCATCCGGCACCTCATCGCCCGGCACCTCATCGCCCGGGGTAACGATCAGTCCCACCCCTAATTCCGGACCGGCTCCCACGGACACGGGCACCGTTGGACCCACCAGCGGGAGCCCGTCTCCAACCATGACGCCTACAACAATGGCCGCCTCCGGCCCCACGGGTGATCCGCTCGTCACACCCACGGCAACTGAATTGACGCCCACGCCGGCCGTTGCGCCTCCACCCACGCCTGAGGAGTCCACCACTGCCGCCACTGACACTGCCGTCGCAACGGCCACGACCACAACCCCGGCGGCCTGA